A section of the Dermacoccus nishinomiyaensis genome encodes:
- the aceE gene encoding pyruvate dehydrogenase (acetyl-transferring), homodimeric type, which produces MSLEEAGPILNGIPSQLPDIDPDETQEWLDSLDGLVDEAGRNRARYVMLKLLERAREQQIGVPSLTATDYINTIGPEAEPWFPGDEEMERKYRAWIRWNAAVMVHRAQRPDIGVGGHISTYASAATLYEVGFNHFFRGKDHPGGGDQVFIQGHASPGIYSRAYLEGRLTEEQLDGFRQEKSHFIDGESAGLPSYPHPRNMPEFWEFPTVSMGIGPMNAIYQAMVNRYLNDRGLKDTSDQHVWAFLGDGEMDEVESRGALQWAANEGLDNLTFVVNCNLQRLDGPVRGNGKIVQELEAFFRGAGWNVIKVLWGRGWDPLLAQDRDGALVNIMNKTRDGDYQTIRANDGAYVREYFFGQDPRTAKMVENWSDDDLWWKLKRGGHDYRKVYAAYKAAMEHTGQPTVILAHTIKGYSLGTHFAGRNATHQMKKMTLEDLKQFRDSLDIPISDEQLEKDPYRPPYYHPGNDDPAIKYLLERRAKLGGGLPSRKGRSSQLPLPGDEAYKIAKKGSGKQEVATTMAFVRILKELMRDKEFGKHIVPIIPDEARTFGMDAFFPTAKIYNPHGQHYRSVDAELMLAYKESPQGQLLHLGINEAGSVAAFTAVGAAYETNDIPMVPVYVFYSMFGFQRTGDSIWAAADQMAKGFLIGATAGRTTLTGEGLQHADGHSHVLAATNPAIRSYDPAYGYEIAHIVQDGLEKMYGENAENVIYYLTVYNEPIVQPAEPENVDVEGIKRGIYKLKDGSFDGLGDDARRVQLLASGVGVAWALEAQELLKEDWGVVADVWSVTSWNELRRDGLEADEHNFLHPEDERREPFITSRLKDAPGPVIATSDSMRQVHDQIRQYVPGEFHSLGADGFGFSDTRAAARRFLHIDGPSMAVRALQSLADRGELDPSIPRQAAEKYELLNVKAGTSGNAGGEA; this is translated from the coding sequence GTGTCGCTTGAGGAAGCCGGCCCGATCCTGAATGGCATTCCCAGTCAGTTGCCGGACATCGATCCCGACGAGACGCAGGAGTGGCTCGACTCGCTCGACGGCCTCGTCGACGAAGCCGGACGCAACCGTGCCCGCTACGTCATGCTCAAGCTGCTGGAGCGCGCCCGCGAGCAGCAGATCGGCGTGCCGTCGCTGACTGCGACCGACTACATCAACACGATCGGCCCCGAGGCCGAGCCGTGGTTCCCCGGCGATGAGGAGATGGAGCGCAAGTACCGCGCCTGGATCCGCTGGAACGCCGCCGTCATGGTGCACCGCGCGCAACGCCCCGACATCGGCGTGGGCGGCCACATCTCGACGTACGCCTCCGCCGCGACGCTCTACGAGGTCGGCTTCAACCACTTCTTCCGCGGCAAGGACCACCCGGGCGGCGGTGACCAGGTCTTCATCCAGGGCCACGCCTCCCCCGGCATCTACTCGCGCGCCTACCTCGAGGGCCGCCTGACCGAGGAGCAGCTCGACGGCTTCCGTCAGGAGAAGAGCCACTTCATCGACGGTGAGTCCGCCGGCCTGCCGAGCTACCCGCACCCGCGCAACATGCCGGAGTTCTGGGAGTTCCCGACCGTCTCCATGGGCATCGGCCCGATGAACGCCATCTACCAGGCGATGGTCAACCGCTACCTCAACGACCGCGGCCTCAAGGACACGTCCGACCAGCACGTCTGGGCCTTCCTCGGTGACGGCGAGATGGACGAGGTCGAGTCGCGTGGCGCCCTGCAGTGGGCCGCCAACGAGGGCCTCGACAACCTCACGTTCGTCGTCAACTGCAACCTGCAGCGTCTCGACGGCCCCGTGCGCGGCAACGGCAAGATCGTGCAGGAGCTCGAGGCATTCTTCCGCGGCGCCGGCTGGAACGTCATCAAGGTGCTGTGGGGCCGCGGCTGGGATCCTCTGCTCGCCCAGGATCGTGACGGTGCGCTCGTGAACATCATGAACAAGACGCGTGACGGCGACTACCAGACGATCCGCGCCAATGACGGTGCCTACGTCCGCGAGTACTTCTTCGGTCAGGACCCGCGCACGGCGAAGATGGTCGAGAACTGGTCCGACGACGACCTGTGGTGGAAGCTCAAGCGAGGTGGCCACGACTACCGCAAGGTGTACGCCGCCTACAAGGCTGCGATGGAGCACACGGGCCAGCCGACGGTCATCCTCGCGCACACCATCAAGGGCTACAGCCTCGGCACGCACTTCGCGGGCCGCAACGCGACGCACCAGATGAAGAAGATGACGCTCGAGGACCTCAAGCAGTTCCGCGACTCGCTCGACATCCCGATCAGCGACGAGCAGCTCGAGAAGGACCCGTACCGTCCGCCGTACTACCACCCCGGCAACGACGACCCGGCGATCAAGTACCTGCTCGAGCGTCGCGCGAAGCTCGGCGGTGGGCTGCCGTCGCGCAAGGGCCGCAGCTCGCAGCTGCCGTTGCCCGGTGACGAGGCGTACAAGATCGCGAAGAAGGGCTCCGGCAAGCAGGAGGTCGCGACGACGATGGCGTTCGTCCGCATCCTCAAGGAGCTGATGCGCGACAAGGAGTTCGGCAAGCACATCGTGCCGATCATCCCCGACGAGGCGCGCACGTTCGGCATGGACGCGTTCTTCCCGACGGCGAAGATCTACAACCCGCACGGGCAGCACTACCGCTCCGTCGATGCCGAGCTCATGCTCGCGTACAAGGAGAGCCCGCAGGGCCAGCTGTTGCACCTCGGCATCAACGAGGCCGGCTCCGTCGCGGCGTTCACCGCCGTCGGCGCCGCGTACGAGACGAACGACATCCCGATGGTGCCGGTCTACGTCTTCTACTCGATGTTCGGCTTCCAGCGCACTGGTGACTCGATCTGGGCGGCCGCCGACCAGATGGCCAAGGGTTTCCTCATCGGCGCCACCGCGGGCCGTACGACGCTGACGGGTGAGGGTCTGCAGCACGCCGACGGTCACAGCCACGTGCTCGCCGCGACGAACCCCGCCATCCGCTCCTACGACCCGGCCTACGGCTACGAGATCGCGCACATCGTGCAGGACGGCCTGGAGAAGATGTACGGCGAGAACGCCGAGAACGTCATCTACTACCTGACCGTCTACAACGAGCCGATCGTGCAGCCGGCCGAGCCCGAGAACGTCGACGTCGAAGGTATCAAGCGCGGCATCTACAAGCTCAAGGACGGCTCGTTCGACGGCCTCGGCGACGACGCGCGCCGCGTGCAGCTGCTCGCCTCCGGCGTCGGAGTCGCCTGGGCCCTCGAGGCACAGGAACTACTCAAGGAGGACTGGGGCGTCGTCGCCGACGTCTGGTCCGTGACGTCGTGGAACGAATTGCGCCGTGACGGCCTCGAGGCCGACGAGCACAACTTCCTCCACCCCGAGGACGAGCGCCGCGAGCCGTTCATCACGTCGCGCCTCAAGGACGCACCCGGTCCCGTCATCGCGACGAGCGACTCGATGCGCCAGGTGCACGACCAGATCCGCCAGTACGTGCCCGGCGAATTCCACTCGCTGGGCGCCGACGGATTCGGCTTCTCCGACACGCGAGCTGCAGCACGACGCTTCCTCCACATCGACGGCCCGTCGATGGCGGTGCGCGCCCTGCAGTCGCTCGCCGACCGCGGCGAACTCGACCCGTCGATCCCGCGTCAGGCAGCCGAGAAGTACGAGCTGCTCAACGTCAAGGCCGGCACCTCCGGCAACGCCGGCGGAGAAGCCTGA